The following are from one region of the Ochotona princeps isolate mOchPri1 chromosome 4, mOchPri1.hap1, whole genome shotgun sequence genome:
- the CTNND1 gene encoding catenin delta-1 isoform X5, with the protein MDDSEVESTASILASVKEQEAQFEKLTRALEEERRHVSAQLERVRVSPQDANPLMANGTLTRRHQDHSHLLYSTIPRMQEPGQIVETYTEEDPEGAMSVVSVETSDDGTTRRTETTVKKVVKTVTTRTVQPVPVGPDGLPVDAASVSNNYIQTLGRDFRKNGNGGPGPYVGQAGTATLPRNFHYPPDGYSRHYEDGYPGGGDNYGSLSRVTRIEERYRPTMEGYRAPSRQDVYGPQPQVRVGGSSVDLHRFHPEPYGLEDDQRSMGYEDLDYGLMSDYGTARRTATPSDPRRRLRSYEDMIGEEVPSDQYYWAPLAQHERGSLASLDSLRKGGPPPANWRQPELPEVIAMLGFRLDAVKSNAAAYLQHLCYRNDKVKTDVRRLKGIPVLVGLLDHPKKEVHLGACGALKNISFGRDQDNKIAIKNCDGVPALVRLLRKARDMDLTEVITGTLWNLSSHDSIKMEIVDHALHALTDEVIIPHSGWEREPNEDCKPRHIEWESVLTNTAGCLRNVSSERSEARRKLRECDGLVDALIFIVQAEIGQKDSDSKLVENCVCLLRNLSYQVHREIPQAERYQEAPPSVANNTGPHAASCFGAKKGKGKKPPEEPVNDTVDFPKRTSPARGYELLFQPEVIRIYISLLKESKTPAILEASAGAIQNLCAGRWTYGRYIRSALRQEKALSAIADLLTNEHERVVKAASGALRNLAVDARNKELIGKHAIPNLVKNLPGGQQNSSWNFSEDTVVSVLNTINEVIAENLEAAKKLRETQGIEKLVLINKSGNRSEKEVRAAALVLQTIWGYKELRKPLEKEGWKKSDFQVNLNHASRSQSSHSYDDSTLPLIDRNQKADNNYSTLNERGDHNRTLDRSGDLGDMEPLKGTPLMHDEGQESLEEDLDMLVLDDEGHQVSYPPMQKI; encoded by the exons ATGGATGACTCAGAGGTGGAGTCGACCGCCAGCATCTTGGCCTCTGTGAAGGAACAAGAGGCCCAGTTTGAGAAGCTGACCCGGGCGCTGGAGGAAGAACGGCGCCACGTCTCGGCGCAACTGGAACGCGTCCGGGTCTCGCCGCAAGATGCCAACCCACTCATGGCCAACGGCACTCTCACCCGCCGGCATCAG GATCACAGTCACCTTCTGTATAGCACAATCCCCAGGATGCAGGAGCCGGGGCAGATTGTGGAGACCTATACTGAGGAGGACCCTGAAGGAGCCATGTCTGTTGTCTCTGTGGAGACCTCAGATGATGGGACCACTCGGCGCACAGAGACCACA GTCAAGAAAGTCGTGAAGACGGTGACAACACGAACTGTACAGCCAGTCCCCGTGGGGCCAGATGGGCTGCCTGTGGATGCTGCATCAGTGTCTAACAACTATATCCAGACTTTGGGTCGTGACTTCCGCAAGAATGGCAATGGGGGCCCTGGTCCCTATGTGGGCCAAGCAGGCACTGCTACCCTTCCCAGGAACTTCCATTACCCTCCTGATGGATATAGCCGCCACTATGAAGATGGGTATCCGGGTGGTGGTGACAACTATGGCAGTCTGTCCCGGGTGACCCGCATTGAGGAGCGGTATAGGCCCACCATGGAAGGCTACCGGGCGCCAAGTAGACAGGATGTGTATGGGCCCCAGCCTCAGGTTCGGGTGGGTGGGAGCAGTGTGGATCTTCACCGTTTTCATCCAGAACCTTATGGGCTAGAGGATGACCAGCGAAGCATGGGCTATGAAGACCTGGATTACGGCCTGATGTCCGATTACGGCACTGCCCGTCGGACTGCGACACCCTCTGACCCTCGCCGACGTCTCAG GAGCTATGAAGATATGATTGGTGAGGAGGTGCCGTCGGATCAGTACTATTGGGCTCCTTTGGCCCAGCACGAGCGAGGAAGCTTGGCAAGCTTGGATAGCTTGCGCAAGGGAGGGCCACCCCCTGCTAATTGGAGACAACCTGAGTTGCCCGAGGTGATCGCCATGCTAGGATTTCGCCTGGATGCTGTCAAATCCAATGCAGCTGCATACTTGCAACACTTATGCTACCGCAATGACAAGGTGAAGACCGACGTGCGGCGACTCAAGGGCATCCCAGTGCTAGTGGGGttgttagaccacccgaaaaaggAAGTACACCTTGGAGCCTGTGGCGCGCTGAAGAATATCTCTTTTGGCCGTGACCAAGACAACAAAATCGCCATAAAAAACTGTGATGGTGTCCCTGCCCTTGTGCGATTGCTCCGAAAGGCTCGTGACATGGACCTTACTGAAGTCATTACTG GAACCCTGTGGAATCTTTCATCCCATGACTCAATTAAAATGGAGATTGTGGACCATGCACTGCACGCTTTGACAGATGAAGTAATCATCCCACATTCTGGCTGGGAAAGAGAGCCTAACGAAGATTGTAAGCCGCGCCATATTGAGTGGGAGTCGGTGCTCACCAACACAGCTGGCTGCCTTAG GAATGTAAGCTCAGAGAGGAGTGAAGCTCGCCGGAAGCTTCGGGAATGTGATGGCTTGGTTGATGCCCTTATTTTCATTGTTCAGGCTGAGATTGGACAGAAGGATTCAGACAGCAAG CTTGTGGAGAATTGTGTTTGCCTCCTTCGAAACTTGTCCTATCAAGTTCACCGGGAGATCCCACAGGCAGAGCGTTATCAGGAGGCACCTCCCAGCGTTGCCAACAATACTGGACCACATGCTGCCAGCTGCTTTGGGGCCAAGAAGGGCAAAG GAAAGAAGCCCCCTGAGGAGCCTGTAAATGATACAGTGGATTTCCCTAAAAGGACCAGTCCTGCTCGAG GCTATGAACTCTTATTTCAGCCAGAGGTGATTCGGATATACATCTCCCTTCTCAAGGAAAGCAAGACTCCTGCTATTCTAGAAGCCTCAGCTGGAGCTATTCAGAACTTGTGTGCTGGGCGCTGGACG TATGGTCGTTATATCCGCTCTGCTCTGCGTCAGGAGAAGGCTCTTTCTGCCATAGCTGACCTACTGACCAATGAACATGAGCGAGTAGTGAAAGCTGCCTCCGGAGCACTGAGAAACCTGGCTGTGGATGCCCGTAACAAAGAGCTGATTG GTAAACATGCTATTCCTAACTTGGTGAAGAATCTGCCTGGGGGGCAACAGAATTCCTCCTGGAATTTCTCTGAAGACACTGTAGTCTCTGTTTTGAACACCATCAATGAGGTCATTGCCGAGAACTTGGAGGCTGCCAAAAAGCTCCGAGAGACACAGGGCATCGAGAAGCTGGTGTTAATCAACAAATCAGG GAATCGTTCAGAAAAAGAAGTTCGAGCAGCAGCACTTGTGTTACAGACAATCTGGGGGTATAAAGAACTGCGGAAGCCACTGGAAAAAGAAGGGTGGAAGAAGTCAGACTTCCAG GTGAATCTAAATCATGCTTCCCGAAGCCAGAGCAGTCATTCATACGATGACAGCACTCTCCCGCTCATTGATCGCAACCAAAAAGCAG